In Homo sapiens chromosome 11, GRCh38.p14 Primary Assembly, one DNA window encodes the following:
- the CTSD gene encoding cathepsin D preproprotein produces MQPSSLLPLALCLLAAPASALVRIPLHKFTSIRRTMSEVGGSVEDLIAKGPVSKYSQAVPAVTEGPIPEVLKNYMDAQYYGEIGIGTPPQCFTVVFDTGSSNLWVPSIHCKLLDIACWIHHKYNSDKSSTYVKNGTSFDIHYGSGSLSGYLSQDTVSVPCQSASSASALGGVKVERQVFGEATKQPGITFIAAKFDGILGMAYPRISVNNVLPVFDNLMQQKLVDQNIFSFYLSRDPDAQPGGELMLGGTDSKYYKGSLSYLNVTRKAYWQVHLDQVEVASGLTLCKEGCEAIVDTGTSLMVGPVDEVRELQKAIGAVPLIQGEYMIPCEKVSTLPAITLKLGGKGYKLSPEDYTLKVSQAGKTLCLSGFMGMDIPPPSGPLWILGDVFIGRYYTVFDRDNNRVGFAEAARL; encoded by the exons ATGCAGCCCTCCAGCCTTCTGCCGCTCGCCCTCTGCCTGCTGGCTGCACCCGCCTCCGCGCTCGTCAG GATCCCGCTGCACAAGTTCACGTCCATCCGCCGGACCATGTCGGAGGTTGGGGGCTCTGTGGAGGACCTGATTGCCAAAGGCCCCGTCTCAAAGTACTCCCAGGCGGTGCCAGCCGTGACCGAGGGGCCCATTCCCGAGGTGCTCAAGAACTACATGGAC GCCCAGTACTACGGGGAGATTGGCATCGGGACGCCCCCCCAGTGCTTCACAGTCGTCTTCGACACGGGCTCCTCCAACCTGTGGGTCCCCTCCATCCACTGCAAACTGCTGGACATCGCTTGCT GGATCCACCACAAGTACAACAGCGACAAGTCCAGCACCTACGTGAAGAATGGTACCTCGTTTGACATCCACTATGGCTCGGGCAGCCTCTCCGGGTACCTGAGCCAGGACACTGTGTCG gtgccctgCCAGTCAGCGTCGTCAGCCTCTGCCCTGGGCGGTGTCAAAGTGGAGAGGCAGGTCTTTGGGGAGGCCACCAAGCAGCCAGGCATCACCTTCATCGCAGCCAAGTTCGATGGCATCCTGGGCATGGCCTACCCCCGCATCTCCGTCAACAACGTGCTGCCCGTCTTCGACAACCTGATGCAGCAGAAGCTGGTGGACCAGAACATCTTCTCCTTCTACCTGAGCAG GGACCCAGATGCGCAGCCTGGGGGTGAGCTGATGCTGGGTGGCACAGACTCCAAGTATTACAAGGGTTCTCTGTCCTACCTGAATGTCACCCGCAAGGCCTACTGGCAGGTCCACCTGGACCA GGTGGAGGTGGCCAGCGGGCTGACCCTGTGCAAGGAGGGCTGTGAGGCCATTGTGGACACAGGCACTTCCCTCATGGTGGGCCCGGTGGATGAGGTGCGCGAGCTGCAGAAGGCCATCGGGGCCGTGCCGCTGATTCAGGGCGAG TACATGATCCCCTGTGAGAAGGTGTCCACCCTGCCCGCGATCACACTGAAGCTGGGAGGCAAAGGCTACAAGCTGTCCCCAGAGGACTACACGCTCAAG GTGTCGCAGGCCGGGAAGACCCTCTGCCTGAGCGGCTTCATGGGCATGGACATCCCGCCACCCAGCGGGCCACTCTGGATCCTGGGCGACGTCTTCATCGGCCGCTACTACACTGTGTTTGACCGTGACAACAACAGGGTGGGCTTCGCCGAGGCTGCCCGCCTCTAG